One genomic window of Pseudomonadales bacterium includes the following:
- a CDS encoding GNAT family N-acetyltransferase, giving the protein MKYKIIDKSKSEDIAKLAVCLTSEIMERTNTKAFDVDISLSISLCENFVASGLYHVMAAFDGNRIIGFAAVCESHSLYAQGSFGIIQEFYVLPEYRSKQVGKSLIQEIINYAQQREWKRLELCTPPVPEFDKTVAFYQSNGFEITGGYKMKYAIA; this is encoded by the coding sequence GTGAAATATAAGATCATTGATAAATCTAAATCGGAAGACATTGCCAAACTGGCTGTATGTCTAACAAGTGAAATAATGGAACGTACTAACACAAAGGCATTTGATGTTGATATTTCGCTATCTATTAGTTTGTGTGAGAATTTCGTTGCGAGTGGACTTTATCATGTCATGGCTGCATTTGATGGCAATCGTATCATTGGTTTTGCTGCTGTCTGTGAAAGCCACTCCCTTTATGCCCAAGGAAGCTTTGGTATAATTCAAGAGTTTTACGTACTACCAGAATATCGCTCGAAGCAGGTAGGCAAATCACTTATTCAAGAAATTATAAACTATGCACAGCAACGAGAATGGAAACGCCTCGAATTATGTACGCCGCCAGTGCCGGAGTTTGATAAAACCGTTGCGTTCTACCAGTCTAATGGTTTTGAAATTACGGGTGGTTACAAAATGAAATATGCCATTGCATAG